The Metabacillus litoralis genome contains a region encoding:
- a CDS encoding DegV family protein, with translation MRRIILSTESGADVPSDLAEKYDVQIVPMHIIMDGKDYLDGYLPVQDIYDYYGRTKKIPSTTSTNAHEYQEFFANIRESFPDCIIVHIGYTSKASSSFQNAVIAAEEFEGIFLIDALNVTGGLAAIVLYAAELLEKEPSIEPEHLVEKIEAIVPKSRLVFIPGSLEFLKAGGRVSNMASLIGTLLKIKPCIELKDGKLMSTKKYRGNMSGATEKLFSDYLNTYNIDRKQLYFIYSIGFDERIRQRMDEIAKENGFHNIRWIQAGGMISTHSGAGGFGVAGLEQ, from the coding sequence ATGCGAAGGATCATCTTATCGACCGAAAGCGGTGCTGACGTACCGAGTGATTTAGCTGAAAAGTACGATGTTCAAATAGTTCCAATGCATATCATTATGGATGGAAAAGATTATTTAGATGGTTATCTTCCAGTACAGGATATTTATGACTATTACGGACGTACGAAGAAAATACCCTCTACTACCTCCACAAATGCACATGAGTATCAAGAGTTCTTTGCAAATATAAGAGAGAGTTTCCCAGATTGTATCATTGTCCATATTGGTTATACATCAAAAGCTTCTTCTTCTTTTCAAAATGCAGTCATTGCTGCGGAAGAATTTGAAGGTATTTTTCTCATTGATGCTCTGAACGTTACTGGAGGATTAGCGGCGATTGTACTGTATGCTGCTGAGTTATTAGAAAAGGAACCTTCCATTGAACCGGAACATTTAGTTGAAAAAATTGAGGCAATCGTTCCTAAATCAAGATTGGTTTTCATTCCAGGTAGTCTTGAGTTCCTTAAAGCAGGAGGACGAGTAAGTAATATGGCTTCTTTGATTGGAACTTTGTTGAAAATAAAGCCATGCATAGAGTTGAAGGATGGAAAGCTTATGTCCACAAAAAAGTACCGCGGGAACATGAGTGGAGCTACTGAAAAACTTTTTAGTGATTACTTAAATACATACAACATCGATAGAAAGCAGCTATATTTTATTTATTCAATAGGGTTTGATGAAAGAATCAGGCAGCGGATGGATGAGATTGCAAAAGAAAATGGATTCCACAATATAAGGTGGATCCAGGCGGGTGGTATGATTTCAACGCATTCTGG